Proteins encoded together in one Lathyrus oleraceus cultivar Zhongwan6 chromosome 5, CAAS_Psat_ZW6_1.0, whole genome shotgun sequence window:
- the LOC127084929 gene encoding putative cyclin-A3-1: protein MESDGSKMSTNTNQSPPVLVHKRQRVVLEEFPDLSVPPGYQPIQNSNLDEPIGNKSNVKRDNQQIDEPYVSDISLYLRMMEIEENRKPAVDYVENVQKHITTNMRATLVDWLVEVADEYKLLSETLHLAVSYIDRFLSIHSLNRSELQLLGVSAMLIASKYEETTPPKAADFCQSTNNTYSLHEVLEMEAQILKTLNYEMGNPNVVTFLRRFIAIASENRKTSNSQFENLCNYLADLSLLDYECIQFKPSTVAASVIFLAKFIIKPRVHPWTLSLYDSLVYGSDDLEDCVIILHDLYLSKRASSLKAIRDKYKKKKFKCVANLPSRPELPERYFEEVHGE, encoded by the exons ATGGAGAGTGATGGCTCAAAGATGAGTACAAACACCAATCAATCACCTCCTGTTCTTGTTCACAAAAGGCAGAGGGTTGTTTTAGAAGAATTTCCAGATCTCAGTGTTCCTCCTGGTTATCAGCCTATACAGAATTCCAATTTGGATGAGCCAATTGGTAACAAAAGTAATGTGAAACGTGACAATCAACAGATTGACGAGCCTTATGTATCTGATATCTCTCTTTATCTTCGCATGATGGAG ATCGAGGAAAATCGAAAACCAGCGGTTGATTACGTGGAAAACGTTCAGAAACACATTACTACGAACATGAGGGCAACATTGGTTGATTGGTTAGTTGAGGTTGCAGATGAATACAAGCTTCTCTCAGAAACACTTCATCTAGCTGTTTCCTACATTGACAGATTCCTATCTATCCATTCTCTCAATAGATCCGAGCTTCAGTTGCTCGGTGTTTCCGCTATGCTCATTGCATC AAAGTATGAAGAAACCACTCCACCAAAAGCAGCGGATTTCTGCCAAAGTACTAATAACACCTATTCACTGCATGAG GTTTTAGAGATGGAAGCTCAGATACTCAAGACCCTGAATTATGAAATGGGAAACCCTAATGTCGTCACCTTTTTAag GAGGTTTATCGCCATTGCTTCTGAGAATCGAAAG ACTTCTAATTCGCAGTTTGAAAATTTGTGCAACTATCTTGCCGATTTAAGCCTGCTTGACTATGAGTGTATACAATTTAAGCCTTCCACTGTGGCTGCCTCTGTTATATTTCTTGCCAAATTTATTATCAAGCCTAGAGTGCATCCTTGG ACTTTGTCCCTCTATGACTCATTGGTATATGGATCTGATGATTTGGAAGATTGTGTTATCATTCTACATGATTTATATTTGTCAAAAAGGGCATCATCCTTGAAAGCTATTCGTGACAAATACAAGAAGAAAAAG TTTAAATGTGTAGCAAACTTGCCCTCCCGGCCAGAGCTGCCAGAACGTTACTTTGAAGAAGTTCATGGCGAATAA